One Malus domestica chromosome 11, GDT2T_hap1 genomic region harbors:
- the LOC103422718 gene encoding uncharacterized protein isoform X1 — translation MAFSTSTHSFFNFKLSSKTAPPLHQPKKKPVTLLLNPRFVPPLLSSCNQCFRANSVTFSNPSTPRHGFSVKVGSQPDYSSGDDGAQSFIPEATQQEEFSWKSVILPFVFPALGGLLFGYDIGATSSATLSLQSPELSGTAWFKLSAIQLGLVEVINSASPVTQNLSREVADGQHKLIALAAARGNSSAVNPLVPLGGLHEKFVDSVLLRYI, via the exons ATGGCTTTCAGCACCTCAACTCACTCTTTCTTCAACTTCAAACTCTCCAGCAAAACTGCACCACCACTTCATCAGCCAAAGAAGAAACCAGTGACCCTTCTCCTCAATCCCCGTTTTGTCCCGCCCCTTCTCTCATCTTGTAACCAATGCTTCAGGGCCAACTCTGTCACTTTCTCAAACCCTTCTACCCCCAGGCATGGATTCAGTGTCAAG gtTGGATCACAGCCAGATTATTCTTCAGGGGATGATGGTGCTCAATCGTTTATTCCTGAAGCAACCCAACAGGAGGAATTTTCTTGGAAGTCTGTGATTCTTCC CTTTGTGTTTCCGGCTTTGGGAGGTTTGTTGTTCGGATACGACATTGGTGCTACTTCTAGTGCTACCCTCTCTTTACAG TCGCCAGAGCTTAGTGGCACAGCTTGGTTTAAACTTTCAGCCATCCAGCTTGGTCTTGTG GAAGTTATTAATTCTGCATCACCGGTGACTCAAAACTTAAGCAGAGAAGTGGCTGACGGTCAACATAAGCTCATAGCTCTTGCAGCTGCACGAGGAAACTCAAGTGCAGTAAATCCTCTGGTACCTTTGGGTGGTCTTCATGAGAAG TTTGTGGATTCCGTGCTGCTGCGGTATATTTAA
- the LOC103422718 gene encoding D-xylose-proton symporter-like 3, chloroplastic isoform X2, translating to MAFSTSTHSFFNFKLSSKTAPPLHQPKKKPVTLLLNPRFVPPLLSSCNQCFRANSVTFSNPSTPRHGFSVKVGSQPDYSSGDDGAQSFIPEATQQEEFSWKSVILPFVFPALGGLLFGYDIGATSSATLSLQSPELSGTAWFKLSAIQLGLVVSGSLYGALFGSLLVYPIADFLGVYSALLLHFIMRF from the exons ATGGCTTTCAGCACCTCAACTCACTCTTTCTTCAACTTCAAACTCTCCAGCAAAACTGCACCACCACTTCATCAGCCAAAGAAGAAACCAGTGACCCTTCTCCTCAATCCCCGTTTTGTCCCGCCCCTTCTCTCATCTTGTAACCAATGCTTCAGGGCCAACTCTGTCACTTTCTCAAACCCTTCTACCCCCAGGCATGGATTCAGTGTCAAG gtTGGATCACAGCCAGATTATTCTTCAGGGGATGATGGTGCTCAATCGTTTATTCCTGAAGCAACCCAACAGGAGGAATTTTCTTGGAAGTCTGTGATTCTTCC CTTTGTGTTTCCGGCTTTGGGAGGTTTGTTGTTCGGATACGACATTGGTGCTACTTCTAGTGCTACCCTCTCTTTACAG TCGCCAGAGCTTAGTGGCACAGCTTGGTTTAAACTTTCAGCCATCCAGCTTGGTCTTGT GGTTAGCGGTTCCCTATATGGAGCTCTTTTTGGTTCCCTCCTTGTGTACCCAATTGCTGATTTCCTTGGTGTGTactctgctttgcttttgcacTTCATCATGAGGTTTTGA
- the LOC103422719 gene encoding probable LRR receptor-like serine/threonine-protein kinase At3g47570, producing MAMVFSYVFLCSSRKKRKEISLCTLGNTILEVSYATLLKATDGFLEANLIGAGSFGYVYKGVLDEDDKVQLVAVKVFNLLRHGASRSFIAECEALRNIRHRNLVKIITVCSSVDFNGNDFKALVYEFMDNGSLEEWLHPPTGTEELRDHVPKQLSLLQRLEIAIDVACALDYLHNHCETPIVHCDLKPSNVLLDKELTGHVSDFGLARFLLQVTSNVSAIQNQTSSIGIRGTVGYAAPEYGMGSELSTNGDVYSFGILLLEMFTGKRPIDNIFVDSLNLHNFVKMALPGRVTEIADAPLLQGGTNENPNQCSARIHKVEVCLSSIFRIGIACSAESATDRLKNINDAASELLSIRNTFLG from the exons ATGGCCATGGTTTTCTCTTACGTCTTTCTTTGTTCATCaaggaagaaaaggaaagaaatttcATTGTGCACTTTGGGGAACACTATTTTGGAAGTGTCATATGCTACTCTACTCAAAGCTACTGACGGGTTCTTAGAGGCTAATTTAATTGGTGCTGGAAGTTTTGGTTATGTGTACAAGGGAGTTCTTGATGAGGATGATAAAGTTCAACTTGTTGCCGTGAAGGTGTTTAACTTGTTACGCCATGGAGCGTCGAGGAGTTTCATAGCCGAATGTGAAGCTTTGAGAAATATTAGGCACCGAAATCTCGTCAAGATTATAACCGTGTGTTCAAGTGTTGATTTTAATGGTAATGATTTCAAGGCTCTAGTTTATGAGTTCATGGACAACGGGAGCTTAGAGGAGTGGCTGCATCCACCTACTGGAACTGAAGAGTTAAGAGATCATGTACCCAAGCAGTTAAGTCTTCTTCAGAGGCTAGAAATTGCCATTGATGTTGCTTGTGCACTGGATTATCTTCATAATCATTGTGAAACGCCAATAGTTCATTGTGATCTCAAGCCAAGCAACGTTCTTTTGGACAAGGAATTGACTGGCCATGTTTCTGACTTTGGCTTAGCAAGGTTTCTCTTACAAGTAACGAGTAATGTTTCAGCAATTCAAAATCAAACAAGTTCCATTGGAATAAGAGGAACGGTTGGTTATGCAGCTCCAG AGTATGGCATGGGGAGTGAGTTGTCAACAAATGGTGATGTCTATAGCTTTGGCATTCTTTTGTTGGAGATGTTTACAGGGAAGAGACCCATTGACAACATATTTGTTGATAGCTTGAACCttcataattttgtcaaaatggcTCTCCCCGGACGAGTTACTGAGATTGCAGACGCACCACTTCTTCAAGGAGGCACGAACGAGAATCCCAATCAATGCAGTGCGAGAATTCATAAAGTTGAGGTGTGCTTGAGTTCGATATTTAGAATTGGAATTGCTTGTTCTGCTGAATCAGCAACAGATCGACTAAAGAATATCAATGATGCTGCATCTGAACTTCTTTCCATTAGGAATACTTTTCTTGGATAG